Proteins from a genomic interval of Thermoanaerobacterium sp. PSU-2:
- a CDS encoding 4Fe-4S binding protein, giving the protein MAHIITDECISCGACAAECPVDAIHEGTGKYEVDADTCIDCGACEPVCPTGAIKAE; this is encoded by the coding sequence ATGGCACATATCATTACAGACGAATGCATAAGCTGTGGTGCTTGCGCTGCAGAATGCCCTGTAGATGCTATTCACGAAGGCACAGGAAAATACGAAGTGGATGCTGATACATGTATAGATTGTGGTGCATGTGAACCAGTATGTCCAACAGGAGCTATTAAAGCTGAATAA
- the gltX gene encoding glutamate--tRNA ligase, translating to MNEVRVRFAPSPTGNLHIGGARTALFNWLFARHNNGKLILRVDDTDLERSTGDSMKAILDGLKWLGIDWDEGPVYQSKRLELYKKYADELVRQGKAYYCFCTKEELDVMRSEAQKAGKPPMYTGKCRNLSPDEVKKYIDEGKKYVVRLKVPKEGKTVVHDIIRGDVEFDNSTFDDFIIMKSDNMPTYNFATVIDDYEMKISHVIRGEEHLSNTPKQILIYEALGFEKPEFAHVSMILAPDRSKLSKRHGATSVQEFRDLGYLPEAIINYITLLGWVPSDGEEVFTTEKSVREFTLDRVSKNPAIYDTKKLTWLNGIYIRDCDVDRLTKEVIPFLISKGLIGDEYDYDYIKKIVSAVREREKTLSEIADAMSYYFVDDFSYDEKGVKKYFEKDGVENILREAVEALKTVDDFNLIETENAYRDLIERLNIKSGDLFHPTRLAISGRTFGPGLFDIMELLGKEKTVERIEKAIKYIESIKQK from the coding sequence ATGAACGAGGTAAGAGTTAGGTTTGCACCAAGCCCAACAGGCAATTTACATATTGGCGGTGCCAGAACAGCGTTATTTAATTGGCTTTTTGCAAGGCACAACAATGGAAAGTTAATTTTAAGAGTTGATGATACAGATTTAGAGCGTTCAACTGGTGACTCAATGAAGGCCATATTAGACGGACTTAAGTGGCTTGGTATCGATTGGGATGAAGGGCCTGTATACCAGTCAAAAAGACTTGAGCTGTATAAAAAGTATGCTGATGAGCTGGTACGACAAGGCAAAGCTTATTATTGTTTTTGCACGAAAGAAGAGCTTGATGTAATGAGAAGCGAAGCGCAAAAGGCCGGAAAACCCCCTATGTATACAGGTAAATGTAGGAATTTATCGCCTGATGAAGTAAAAAAGTACATAGATGAAGGCAAAAAATACGTCGTACGATTGAAAGTGCCAAAGGAAGGAAAAACGGTAGTGCACGATATAATCAGAGGTGATGTTGAGTTTGACAATTCAACGTTTGATGATTTTATCATAATGAAGTCAGATAATATGCCTACATACAATTTCGCAACGGTAATAGATGATTATGAAATGAAGATAAGCCATGTAATAAGAGGAGAGGAGCATTTATCAAACACTCCAAAGCAGATCCTTATATACGAAGCATTAGGGTTTGAAAAACCAGAATTTGCACACGTTTCGATGATATTGGCGCCTGATAGAAGTAAACTCAGCAAAAGACATGGAGCTACGTCTGTACAAGAGTTTAGAGATTTAGGATACTTGCCTGAGGCAATCATAAACTATATCACACTTTTAGGATGGGTGCCGTCAGATGGCGAAGAAGTGTTTACTACAGAAAAAAGTGTAAGAGAATTTACTTTAGATAGAGTATCTAAAAATCCGGCTATATATGATACAAAAAAGCTTACTTGGTTAAATGGCATTTACATAAGGGATTGCGATGTAGATAGATTGACAAAAGAAGTTATACCATTTTTGATTAGCAAAGGATTAATAGGCGATGAATACGATTATGATTATATAAAAAAGATTGTAAGTGCTGTAAGAGAGAGGGAAAAGACTTTAAGCGAAATAGCAGATGCTATGTCATACTACTTTGTAGATGATTTTTCCTACGATGAAAAGGGCGTTAAAAAGTATTTTGAAAAGGATGGAGTCGAAAACATACTTAGAGAAGCCGTTGAAGCACTTAAGACAGTAGATGATTTTAATTTAATTGAAACTGAAAATGCGTACCGTGATTTGATAGAAAGATTGAACATAAAAAGCGGTGATTTGTTTCATCCAACAAGGCTTGCTATATCTGGCAGAACGTTTGGACCAGGTTTATTTGATATAATGGAGCTATTGGGCAAAGAGAAGACTGTTGAAAGGATAGAAAAAGCGATAAAGTATATTGAAAGCATTAAACAAAAGTAA
- a CDS encoding aspartyl-phosphate phosphatase Spo0E family protein yields the protein MYNKISVLEEQISNLRDELDDLIKQEEVKYEMILDLSRKLDDLIVLYCTTKSKKYRTNGDIVQ from the coding sequence ATGTACAATAAGATATCTGTATTGGAAGAGCAGATTAGCAATTTACGAGATGAACTTGATGATTTGATAAAGCAAGAAGAAGTAAAATACGAGATGATTCTTGACCTAAGCCGTAAACTCGACGATCTAATCGTGCTATACTGTACTACAAAATCGAAAAAATATCGCACAAATGGTGATATTGTCCAATAA
- a CDS encoding DHHA1 domain-containing protein, with translation MDKLYYYDSYKSSFIAKVIDINDTNEYCEVILDKTYFYPESGGQPADSGFIDGIKVENVFLRDDKVIHALKTPPKNDLVSCEIDWEKRFDNMQQHSGQHLLSAVFYKLFNAETESFSIGDDSSHITLTNSDLSEDNLKKVEIETNRLIYLNLPVISYFVKDDDLKKLPLRKKPKVDENIRIVEIKDFDYSPCGGTHVKNLGEIGVVKIKKFERTKKGLRIEFVCGFRALNDYFKKNNCINSLTTTLSAKEEEILEKVHKLLDENKELKKELNRMRDNILQYEAEKLVAESVNLKNFKLVTKIFNDRDMKELRALSQIITKEKGIICILCSTMGCGNIVISRSDDVDIDINSFFKEILDVIEGSGGGNQKTCQGSGKVEKVGLALDKAVNLISKY, from the coding sequence ATGGATAAATTGTACTATTATGACAGTTATAAAAGCTCATTTATTGCAAAAGTCATTGATATTAATGATACTAATGAATATTGTGAAGTTATACTTGATAAGACGTATTTTTATCCTGAAAGCGGTGGACAACCAGCAGATAGCGGATTTATTGACGGCATAAAAGTTGAAAATGTCTTTTTAAGAGATGATAAAGTCATCCATGCCTTGAAGACGCCTCCTAAAAATGATTTGGTAAGTTGTGAGATAGATTGGGAAAAGAGATTTGACAATATGCAACAGCATAGCGGTCAGCACCTTTTGTCAGCAGTATTTTATAAGTTATTTAATGCAGAAACAGAAAGCTTTAGCATTGGAGATGATAGCTCACATATTACATTGACCAACAGCGATCTAAGCGAAGATAACCTTAAAAAAGTCGAGATTGAAACAAATAGGCTTATATATTTAAATTTACCTGTTATTTCGTACTTTGTAAAAGACGATGATTTGAAAAAATTACCCTTAAGAAAAAAGCCTAAAGTTGACGAAAATATAAGAATAGTAGAAATTAAAGACTTTGACTATTCACCATGTGGTGGTACTCACGTGAAAAATTTGGGCGAAATAGGGGTTGTAAAGATAAAAAAATTTGAAAGAACGAAAAAGGGCTTAAGAATTGAATTTGTCTGTGGCTTTAGGGCGCTTAATGATTATTTTAAGAAGAATAATTGCATAAATAGTTTAACAACAACGCTGTCTGCAAAGGAAGAAGAAATCTTAGAAAAAGTCCATAAATTATTGGATGAAAATAAAGAGCTAAAAAAGGAATTAAACAGAATGAGAGATAATATACTTCAATATGAAGCTGAAAAATTAGTCGCAGAATCAGTAAATTTAAAAAACTTTAAGTTGGTGACAAAAATTTTTAATGATAGAGACATGAAAGAACTGCGAGCTTTGTCTCAGATAATTACCAAAGAAAAGGGGATTATTTGTATTTTGTGTAGCACTATGGGTTGCGGTAATATTGTCATATCAAGATCAGATGATGTCGATATAGATATTAATTCATTTTTCAAAGAGATATTGGATGTCATAGAGGGAAGTGGTGGAGGCAATCAAAAAACATGCCAAGGAAGTGGCAAAGTGGAGAAAGTGGGATTGGCGTTAGACAAAGCAGTTAACTTGATATCAAAATATTAA
- the msrA gene encoding peptide-methionine (S)-S-oxide reductase MsrA, translating to MKEIVLAGGCFWGVQAYFDTIDGVIETKVGYANGNKENPTYEEVCTNTTGFAEACYVKYDEKIISLEDLLRSYWKIVDPTLKNRQCNDIGTQYRTGIYYIDDDDVNVILRSKEEEQKKYEKPIVTEIEPLKNFYDAEEYHQKYLKKNPNGYCHIPRELFEKR from the coding sequence ATGAAAGAAATAGTTTTAGCAGGTGGATGTTTTTGGGGTGTCCAAGCCTACTTTGACACCATAGACGGAGTAATTGAGACGAAAGTTGGATATGCAAATGGAAATAAGGAAAATCCAACATACGAAGAAGTCTGTACAAATACGACAGGTTTTGCTGAAGCCTGTTATGTAAAATACGATGAAAAAATTATATCGTTAGAAGATTTGCTGAGAAGTTATTGGAAGATCGTAGATCCAACACTTAAAAATAGACAATGCAATGACATAGGTACGCAGTACCGTACAGGAATTTACTATATAGATGACGATGATGTTAATGTTATATTAAGATCTAAGGAAGAAGAGCAGAAAAAATATGAAAAGCCAATCGTAACTGAAATCGAGCCGCTTAAAAATTTTTACGACGCTGAGGAATATCACCAGAAGTACCTTAAGAAAAATCCAAACGGCTATTGCCATATACCAAGAGAACTTTTTGAAAAAAGGTAA
- a CDS encoding iron-containing alcohol dehydrogenase yields the protein MWETKVNPNKIFELRCKNTTYFGVGSIHKIKDILENLKINGINNVIFITGKGSYKTSGAWDVVKPVLDDLDLKYSLYDKVGPNPTVDMIDEAAKIGRESGAKAVIGIGGGSPIDTAKSVAVLLKYTDKNARELYEQKFIPDKAVPIIAINLTHGTGTEVDRFAVATIPEKNYKPAIAYDCLYPMYAIDDPSLMTKIDKKQTIAVTVDALNHITEAATTLVASPYSILTAKETVRLIVRYLPAAVNDPLNIVARYYLLYASALAGISFDNGLLHLTHALEHPLSAVKPEIAHGLGLGAILPAVVKAIYPATAEVLADVYSPIVPGLKGLPAEAEHVAEKVQEWLFNVGCTQKLSDFGFTKDDIPNLVKLAKTTPSLDGLLSIAPVEATESVIEKIYLESL from the coding sequence ATGTGGGAAACAAAGGTGAATCCTAACAAAATTTTTGAACTTCGCTGTAAAAATACGACTTATTTTGGCGTTGGCAGTATACATAAGATAAAGGATATATTAGAAAATTTAAAAATTAATGGCATTAATAATGTTATTTTTATAACAGGAAAAGGCTCATATAAGACTAGCGGAGCATGGGATGTTGTAAAACCTGTATTAGATGATCTTGATTTAAAATATTCACTTTACGATAAAGTTGGCCCAAATCCTACTGTTGACATGATAGACGAAGCAGCCAAAATTGGACGTGAATCTGGAGCGAAAGCCGTAATTGGAATTGGCGGTGGTAGTCCGATAGATACTGCAAAAAGCGTGGCTGTGCTTTTAAAATATACTGATAAAAATGCAAGAGAACTTTATGAGCAAAAATTTATTCCTGACAAGGCTGTTCCCATCATAGCTATAAATCTTACACATGGTACAGGAACAGAGGTAGACAGATTTGCAGTAGCTACTATACCTGAGAAAAATTATAAGCCAGCTATAGCTTATGATTGTTTATACCCCATGTATGCTATAGACGATCCTTCGCTTATGACAAAGATTGACAAAAAGCAGACGATAGCAGTTACCGTTGATGCTTTAAATCACATTACGGAAGCCGCTACAACACTTGTTGCATCTCCATATAGCATTCTTACGGCTAAGGAAACAGTAAGATTGATTGTTCGTTATCTTCCTGCTGCTGTAAATGATCCTTTAAATATAGTGGCAAGATATTACCTTCTGTATGCTTCTGCATTAGCTGGTATATCTTTTGACAATGGCCTTTTACATCTTACTCACGCTTTAGAACATCCTTTAAGTGCTGTAAAACCTGAAATCGCTCACGGGTTAGGACTTGGAGCAATATTGCCAGCAGTTGTAAAAGCTATTTATCCAGCTACAGCAGAAGTGTTGGCTGATGTATATAGTCCTATAGTTCCTGGTTTAAAAGGACTGCCTGCTGAGGCGGAGCATGTTGCAGAAAAAGTTCAGGAATGGCTTTTTAATGTGGGGTGCACTCAAAAGTTATCTGATTTTGGGTTTACGAAAGATGATATTCCTAATCTTGTGAAACTTGCTAAAACAACTCCTTCCCTGGATGGATTGTTATCTATTGCACCTGTTGAAGCTACTGAATCTGTCATTGAAAAGATTTATTTAGAATCTCTTTAA
- a CDS encoding phosphatidylglycerophosphatase A, whose protein sequence is MKDIIVNLLKERGVDIEDMAKLVLELQKKYYDLTMDEAIESLNAVLDKREVQNAVLTGITLDKLAEKNMLEEPLLSILKRDEPLYGIDEILALSITNIYGSIGLTNYGYLDKVKLGIIGTLNEHKDERCNTFIDDLVAAIVAAACSRIAHSIKSGK, encoded by the coding sequence ATGAAGGATATAATCGTAAATTTGTTAAAAGAACGTGGAGTAGATATTGAAGACATGGCTAAACTTGTATTAGAGCTTCAAAAAAAGTATTACGATCTAACTATGGATGAGGCAATAGAAAGCTTAAATGCAGTTTTAGACAAAAGAGAAGTTCAAAATGCCGTATTGACAGGCATAACCCTTGACAAACTTGCAGAGAAAAACATGTTAGAAGAACCACTTCTATCAATTCTTAAAAGAGATGAACCACTATATGGGATTGACGAAATCTTAGCCTTAAGCATTACAAACATCTACGGATCAATTGGGCTTACTAACTATGGCTACTTAGATAAAGTAAAACTCGGCATAATAGGAACATTAAATGAACATAAAGATGAAAGGTGCAATACATTTATAGATGATTTAGTGGCTGCAATAGTTGCTGCGGCATGTTCGAGAATAGCTCACTCCATCAAAAGCGGAAAATAG
- the gltA gene encoding NADPH-dependent glutamate synthase, whose translation MANMSLKKVPMPEQEPNQRNKNFKEVALGYEENMAVEEAERCIQCKNQPCVEGCPVHVKIPEFIKLIANRDFEGAYQKIKETNNLPAICGRVCPQESQCESVCTRGKKGEPVAIGRLERFAADWHMKNKEDKIEKPATNGKKVAVIGSGPAGLSCAGDLAKMGYDTTIFEAFHTPGGVLMYGIPEFRLPKEIVQKEIDSLKKLGVKIETNMVIGKILTIDDLFDMGYEAVFIGTGAGLPKFMGIPGENLNGVYSANEFLTRINLMKAYDFPNSPTPVKVGKKVAVVGGGNVAMDAARSAKRMGAEEVYIVYRRSEEEMPARLEEIHHAKEEGIIFKLLTNPVRIIGDESGNVKGIECVNMVLGEVDESGRRRPVEEKGSEHIIDVDTVIVAIGQSPNPLITSTTEGLDKQRWGGIIVNEETLETSRIGVFAGGDAVTGAATVILAMGAGKKAAASIHKFLSEK comes from the coding sequence ATGGCTAACATGTCGCTAAAAAAAGTACCAATGCCTGAGCAGGAGCCAAATCAGCGAAACAAAAATTTCAAAGAAGTTGCATTAGGATATGAAGAAAACATGGCTGTTGAAGAAGCTGAAAGATGTATTCAATGCAAGAATCAGCCATGTGTTGAAGGTTGTCCTGTTCACGTAAAAATACCTGAGTTCATCAAACTGATAGCAAATAGAGATTTTGAAGGTGCATATCAAAAGATAAAAGAAACGAATAATTTACCTGCAATATGCGGAAGAGTATGTCCACAGGAAAGCCAGTGTGAATCGGTATGCACAAGAGGCAAAAAAGGAGAGCCTGTAGCCATCGGCAGGCTGGAGAGATTTGCTGCAGATTGGCACATGAAAAATAAAGAAGATAAAATAGAGAAACCAGCGACAAATGGCAAAAAAGTTGCTGTTATAGGATCTGGACCTGCAGGACTATCATGTGCAGGTGATCTTGCAAAAATGGGATATGATACAACCATCTTTGAAGCATTTCATACACCAGGCGGTGTTTTAATGTACGGCATCCCAGAGTTTAGACTTCCAAAAGAAATAGTGCAAAAAGAAATTGATTCGTTGAAAAAATTAGGAGTAAAAATAGAGACAAACATGGTCATAGGCAAGATACTTACAATCGATGATTTATTCGATATGGGGTATGAAGCAGTGTTCATCGGAACAGGCGCAGGATTGCCAAAATTTATGGGTATACCCGGAGAAAACTTAAACGGAGTTTACTCGGCAAATGAATTTTTGACCAGGATTAATTTAATGAAAGCTTATGACTTCCCTAACAGTCCCACCCCTGTGAAAGTAGGCAAGAAAGTTGCCGTTGTTGGCGGCGGAAACGTGGCGATGGATGCAGCAAGATCTGCAAAGCGCATGGGAGCAGAAGAAGTATACATCGTGTATAGAAGGTCTGAAGAAGAAATGCCTGCAAGGCTTGAGGAAATACACCATGCAAAAGAAGAAGGAATCATATTTAAGTTATTGACAAACCCTGTAAGAATCATTGGTGATGAAAGTGGCAATGTAAAAGGAATCGAATGTGTGAATATGGTTTTAGGCGAAGTAGACGAATCAGGTAGAAGAAGACCTGTAGAAGAAAAAGGTTCTGAACACATAATAGATGTAGATACGGTTATCGTAGCAATAGGACAAAGTCCAAATCCGCTTATAACATCAACAACAGAAGGGCTTGACAAGCAAAGATGGGGCGGAATAATAGTCAACGAAGAAACATTGGAGACAAGCCGCATAGGAGTTTTTGCAGGTGGTGATGCTGTCACAGGTGCGGCAACAGTAATACTTGCAATGGGAGCTGGTAAAAAAGCTGCAGCTTCAATACACAAATTTTTAAGCGAAAAGTGA
- the ilvE gene encoding branched-chain-amino-acid transaminase produces the protein MPVVFLNGDFVDSEKAAVSVFDHGFLYGDGVFEGIRAYDGVVFKLDDHLKRLYNMAKALLLDVPYSKEEMADKVLETVRRNNLKDAYIRLVVSRGKGDLGLDPYKCSKPTVVIIADKITLYPDEMYQNGLKIITSTFRRNSIQTLDPQIKSLNYLNNILAKIEAVKAGYPEALLLNLEGYVAECTGDNVFIVSDGILYTPPSAAGALGGITRATVIDIANKLGIPVVEKYFSLFNVYTADECFLTGTAAEAIPVTEVDKRVIGDGKPGEITKKIIEEFKNVRTLYGTKVY, from the coding sequence ATGCCTGTAGTTTTTCTAAATGGTGATTTTGTAGACAGTGAAAAAGCAGCTGTTTCGGTTTTTGACCATGGATTTCTTTATGGCGATGGTGTTTTTGAAGGTATAAGGGCGTATGATGGTGTTGTTTTCAAATTGGATGATCACTTAAAGAGACTTTACAACATGGCTAAGGCACTTCTTTTAGATGTACCATATTCTAAAGAAGAAATGGCCGATAAGGTCTTAGAAACTGTAAGGAGAAACAACTTAAAAGACGCATACATAAGATTAGTTGTTTCAAGAGGGAAAGGCGATTTAGGGCTTGATCCTTATAAATGTTCAAAGCCTACAGTAGTTATCATTGCAGATAAGATTACATTGTATCCTGATGAGATGTACCAAAATGGACTAAAAATTATCACATCTACGTTTAGGCGCAACTCCATTCAAACATTAGACCCACAGATTAAATCTCTAAATTATCTTAACAATATATTGGCAAAGATTGAAGCCGTGAAAGCGGGATATCCAGAAGCTCTTTTATTAAACTTAGAAGGGTATGTTGCGGAATGTACAGGTGACAATGTTTTTATTGTATCTGACGGTATTTTATACACACCACCATCTGCGGCTGGAGCTTTAGGTGGCATTACAAGAGCTACTGTCATAGATATAGCAAATAAACTTGGAATACCAGTTGTGGAAAAGTATTTTTCACTTTTCAATGTGTACACTGCAGATGAATGTTTCTTGACTGGTACTGCAGCGGAAGCAATTCCTGTTACTGAAGTTGACAAGAGAGTCATCGGTGACGGTAAGCCTGGCGAGATTACGAAAAAGATCATTGAGGAATTTAAAAATGTGAGAACCTTGTATGGAACAAAGGTATATTAA
- a CDS encoding gamma-glutamylcyclotransferase family protein, giving the protein MGKLYLAYGSNMNFTEMMKRCPNAQLIGPAIIENWKLVFRGKNGFAYATIEPSNGSFVPSLLWEIGKKDEDALDKYEDYPYLYRKEIVEAICEGKSIKAMTYIMNPGNDVGKPSKRYYNVIKQGYIDAGFDVELIENILRN; this is encoded by the coding sequence ATGGGAAAGCTTTATTTGGCTTATGGCAGTAATATGAATTTTACGGAAATGATGAAAAGATGTCCAAATGCACAACTGATAGGGCCTGCCATAATCGAAAATTGGAAACTTGTATTTAGAGGCAAAAATGGTTTTGCCTATGCCACAATTGAACCATCAAATGGCAGTTTTGTACCGTCTCTTTTGTGGGAAATAGGAAAGAAAGACGAGGATGCTTTGGATAAATATGAAGATTATCCGTATCTTTATAGGAAAGAGATTGTAGAAGCAATTTGCGAAGGCAAATCAATAAAAGCCATGACATATATAATGAATCCGGGAAATGATGTAGGAAAACCTAGCAAAAGGTATTACAATGTAATAAAGCAAGGTTACATAGATGCGGGTTTTGACGTTGAACTTATAGAGAATATTTTAAGAAATTAA
- a CDS encoding sulfide/dihydroorotate dehydrogenase-like FAD/NAD-binding protein → MNEILEKRQLNPTVKMMVINAPLMAKKAKPGQFVIVRVDEKGERIPLTIADYDREKGTITIIFQEVGMSTKKLGTLDVGDRLHDFVGPLGKPVEFSKDTKRVLAIGGGVGVAPLYPKVKMLNEMKVSVDSIIGGRSAEYVILEDEMKKVSENLYITTDDGTKSRKGFVTDVLKELIEKGNKYDEVIAIGSLIMMKMVCNITKEYNIPTMVSMNPIMVDGTGMCGGCRVTVGGETKFACVDGPAFDGLKVDFDEAMRRQNMYKDMEKKVLENYEHECKLGGILNG, encoded by the coding sequence ATGAACGAAATTTTAGAGAAGAGGCAATTGAATCCCACTGTCAAAATGATGGTTATAAATGCTCCATTGATGGCAAAAAAGGCAAAACCCGGCCAGTTTGTCATAGTGAGAGTAGATGAAAAGGGTGAACGCATACCCTTGACAATAGCAGATTATGATAGGGAGAAAGGCACGATTACTATAATATTTCAAGAAGTCGGAATGAGCACCAAGAAATTAGGTACGTTAGATGTTGGAGATAGATTGCATGACTTTGTAGGACCTTTGGGAAAACCTGTTGAATTTTCAAAAGATACGAAGCGAGTTTTGGCAATCGGTGGTGGTGTTGGAGTCGCGCCGCTTTATCCAAAAGTAAAAATGCTAAATGAGATGAAAGTTTCAGTAGATAGCATAATAGGTGGCAGAAGCGCAGAATACGTAATATTAGAAGACGAAATGAAAAAAGTTAGTGAAAACCTTTATATAACGACAGATGACGGCACAAAAAGTCGGAAAGGCTTTGTGACAGATGTATTAAAAGAATTAATAGAAAAAGGCAACAAATACGATGAAGTAATTGCAATTGGGTCACTGATAATGATGAAGATGGTATGCAATATAACTAAAGAATACAACATACCAACTATGGTCAGCATGAACCCTATAATGGTAGACGGAACAGGAATGTGTGGGGGATGCAGAGTTACAGTTGGCGGAGAGACAAAATTTGCTTGTGTCGATGGTCCAGCATTTGACGGTCTTAAAGTAGACTTCGATGAAGCAATGAGAAGGCAGAACATGTATAAAGATATGGAGAAGAAAGTATTAGAAAATTATGAACATGAATGCAAGTTAGGAGGCATCTTAAATGGCTAA
- a CDS encoding ComEA family DNA-binding protein, translating into MFKLTKSQQYGIIVLLIIASLLTGYFIFEKSKAQKNGDIVNIKSDKNLINNSNTGETIENEKSKEIKVYVTGLVKSPGVYTMREGDRIDDAIKMAGGALDGADLSDINLAEKLKDEQMIKVPKIGENYASNDKSSSSNATNGKININTATKEELDTLPGIGEVTAQRIIDFREQHGNFQRIEDIMNVSRIGPKLFEQIKDKITVD; encoded by the coding sequence ATGTTTAAATTAACCAAAAGTCAACAATATGGAATTATCGTTTTATTGATAATAGCTTCATTATTGACAGGATACTTTATCTTTGAAAAAAGTAAAGCTCAAAAGAATGGTGATATTGTCAACATTAAAAGCGATAAGAATTTAATAAACAATTCCAATACAGGTGAAACAATAGAAAATGAAAAGTCCAAAGAAATAAAAGTGTATGTAACCGGTCTTGTCAAATCGCCTGGAGTATACACTATGAGAGAAGGCGATAGAATCGATGATGCTATAAAAATGGCAGGAGGAGCTTTGGATGGTGCAGATCTTTCAGATATAAATTTAGCCGAAAAGTTAAAAGATGAGCAGATGATAAAAGTGCCGAAAATAGGAGAAAATTATGCTTCTAACGACAAATCCAGCAGTTCCAATGCAACAAATGGAAAGATAAATATTAATACTGCTACAAAAGAAGAGCTTGATACGCTGCCGGGAATTGGCGAAGTCACTGCACAGCGCATAATAGATTTTAGAGAGCAACATGGCAATTTTCAAAGAATAGAGGATATTATGAATGTTTCAAGGATTGGGCCAAAGCTTTTTGAACAAATAAAAGATAAGATAACAGTTGATTGA